A stretch of Microbulbifer sp. SAOS-129_SWC DNA encodes these proteins:
- the yaaA gene encoding peroxide stress protein YaaA, with translation MLIVISPAKTLDYDSEIPDLDTTQPDFLKDSAALIKELREMSPQQVSALMKISDKLGTLNYDRFQQWKRPFNDRNARPALLAFKGDVYTGLAAETLKKRDFAYAQKHLRMLSGLYGLLRPLDLMQPYRLEMGTRFANTRGKNLYEFWGERITDALNAQLNALKSRELVNLASNEYFKAVQPKVLDADIITPHFKDLKNGQYKMISFFAKKARGMMSRWAIDQRIKQAAQLKDFDVAGYRYNAQLSKGSDWVFTRDEAPA, from the coding sequence ATGTTAATTGTTATCTCCCCGGCCAAGACGCTCGACTACGACAGCGAGATCCCCGATCTCGACACCACCCAGCCGGACTTCCTCAAGGATTCCGCAGCCTTGATCAAGGAACTGCGCGAAATGAGCCCGCAGCAGGTCTCCGCGCTGATGAAGATCTCCGACAAGCTGGGCACGCTCAATTACGACCGCTTCCAGCAGTGGAAGCGCCCGTTCAACGACCGCAATGCCCGCCCCGCCCTGCTGGCATTTAAGGGCGATGTTTACACCGGGCTCGCGGCCGAGACACTGAAAAAGCGCGACTTCGCCTATGCGCAGAAACATCTGCGCATGCTGTCCGGCCTCTACGGCCTGCTGCGGCCGCTGGACCTGATGCAGCCCTACCGGCTGGAAATGGGCACCAGATTCGCGAACACGCGCGGCAAAAACCTGTACGAATTCTGGGGCGAGCGCATTACCGATGCATTGAATGCGCAGCTAAATGCACTAAAAAGTCGCGAACTGGTCAACCTTGCGTCAAACGAGTACTTCAAGGCGGTGCAACCCAAAGTGCTCGATGCCGACATCATCACGCCGCACTTCAAGGATTTGAAAAACGGCCAGTACAAGATGATCAGCTTCTTCGCCAAGAAGGCGCGCGGCATGATGAGCCGCTGGGCGATCGACCAGCGCATCAAGCAGGCCGCGCAACTGAAAGACTTCGATGTGGCCGGTTACCGCTACAACGCGCAGCTGTCGAAAGGCAGTGACTGGGTCTTCACTCGCGACGAGGCGCCGGCGTGA
- a CDS encoding DUF938 domain-containing protein, with amino-acid sequence MSDARLPDAPACARNREPILAQLQRLFAGAAKVLEIGSGTGQHAVYFAPRLPQLQWHTSERAEHLAGVRAWLAQCPAPNLHAPLALDVRGEWPPLSVDAIFSANTLHIMSAAAVEALFRQLPRVLLPGGLLVVYGPVKINGEFVGPSNADFDRMLRERDPASGIRELEWLDGLARAAGLVREELNYLPASNQLLVWRRVSETEGSSNA; translated from the coding sequence GTGAGTGACGCCCGACTGCCGGACGCACCGGCCTGCGCGCGCAACCGCGAGCCGATTCTGGCGCAGCTGCAACGGCTGTTTGCCGGTGCCGCCAAGGTGCTGGAAATCGGCAGCGGCACCGGCCAGCACGCGGTGTACTTCGCCCCGCGCCTGCCGCAGTTGCAGTGGCACACGTCCGAGCGCGCCGAACACCTTGCCGGTGTGCGCGCGTGGCTGGCGCAGTGTCCGGCGCCGAACCTGCACGCGCCGCTGGCGCTGGATGTACGCGGCGAGTGGCCGCCGCTTTCGGTCGACGCTATTTTTAGCGCTAACACGCTGCATATTATGTCCGCGGCGGCGGTGGAGGCGCTGTTCCGCCAGTTGCCGCGGGTGTTATTGCCCGGTGGCCTGCTGGTGGTTTACGGTCCGGTGAAGATCAACGGTGAATTCGTCGGTCCGAGCAACGCGGACTTTGACCGGATGTTGCGCGAGCGGGACCCAGCCAGTGGTATCCGCGAGCTGGAGTGGCTCGACGGCCTGGCCCGCGCTGCGGGCCTCGTGCGCGAGGAATTGAATTACCTGCCGGCCAGCAACCAGTTGCTGGTATGGCGCAGGGTGAGTGAAACGGAGGGGAGCAGTAATGCCTGA
- a CDS encoding DUF4265 domain-containing protein produces MTALQIIELFAGTNADGEPVVERMQVRVNEDDSCQLVRSPAFIKGIASGDTIKVDREKQAFELLKRSGNLAVRVFCRNNSTALSDQLTPQLEKLGGELDMESPRLLVYSIHVSCGFANIEKILNSVCDGANSVWYYGNVYDPQDGQTPLNWWQDILKPE; encoded by the coding sequence ATGACGGCACTGCAGATTATCGAATTGTTTGCCGGTACCAATGCGGATGGCGAGCCAGTGGTGGAGCGGATGCAGGTGCGCGTCAACGAGGACGACAGCTGCCAGCTGGTGCGCTCGCCGGCGTTTATCAAGGGTATTGCCAGCGGCGATACCATCAAGGTGGACCGGGAAAAGCAGGCGTTCGAGCTGCTCAAGCGCTCGGGTAACCTGGCGGTGCGTGTCTTCTGCCGCAACAACAGCACCGCATTGTCCGACCAGCTGACGCCGCAGCTGGAAAAGCTCGGTGGCGAGCTGGATATGGAGAGTCCGCGCCTGCTGGTGTACAGCATTCACGTCAGCTGCGGCTTCGCCAATATCGAGAAAATCCTCAACAGCGTGTGCGACGGTGCCAACAGTGTCTGGTACTACGGCAATGTCTACGATCCGCAGGACGGGCAGACACCGCTTAACTGGTGGCAGGATATCCTCAAACCCGAATAA
- a CDS encoding M48 family metalloprotease translates to MISRTFKIHSIAMAATFALLAGCAVNPVTGKKELSLMSQSQELALGAQQYPINQQEQGGKYILDKSLQDYVNRVGQKLARVSDQPRLPYEFVVLNNSVPNAWALPGGKIAVNRGLLTMLDDESELAAVLGHEIVHAAARHSAAAMSQQQLLGAGLAVLGATTKDTGYGDLISLGGQLGGNAYIAHYSRANESEADQYGMKYMAAAGYDPQGAVRLQQEFVKLSKGKQAAGLQALFASHPPSQARVDANIEHAKQLPRGGATNRAAYQRAIAQLKRDADAYKTYDQAVAAVGDKQYDRALSLVRRAQQQQPKEAAFYALEGDLLTQKKQYQNAYKAYDRAVQKNPGLFSNWLKRGVVSAQLKHYSDAERDLNRSLGYLETPYAHYYLGQVYERQGDNKDAYSHYQTAAQSGGDIGTKAQARMEALGAQG, encoded by the coding sequence ATGATCTCGCGCACGTTCAAAATCCACTCCATAGCCATGGCCGCTACTTTCGCGCTGCTGGCCGGCTGCGCCGTCAACCCGGTGACCGGCAAGAAGGAGCTGTCGCTGATGTCGCAGAGCCAGGAACTGGCCTTGGGCGCGCAGCAGTACCCGATCAACCAGCAGGAACAGGGCGGCAAGTACATCCTCGACAAGTCGCTGCAGGACTACGTCAACCGCGTGGGCCAGAAGCTGGCGCGGGTTTCCGACCAGCCGCGGCTGCCGTACGAGTTCGTGGTGCTGAACAACTCGGTGCCCAACGCCTGGGCACTGCCCGGCGGCAAGATCGCGGTCAACCGCGGTCTGTTGACCATGCTCGATGACGAATCGGAGCTGGCCGCCGTACTCGGCCACGAGATTGTGCACGCCGCCGCACGCCACTCCGCCGCCGCCATGTCCCAGCAACAGCTGCTCGGTGCCGGCCTGGCAGTGCTCGGCGCCACCACCAAGGACACCGGCTACGGCGACCTGATCAGCCTCGGTGGCCAACTCGGCGGCAATGCGTATATCGCCCACTACAGCCGCGCCAACGAGTCCGAGGCCGACCAGTACGGCATGAAGTACATGGCCGCGGCCGGCTACGACCCGCAGGGCGCGGTGCGCCTGCAGCAGGAGTTCGTCAAGCTGTCCAAGGGCAAGCAGGCCGCCGGCCTGCAGGCACTGTTCGCCAGCCACCCGCCGTCCCAGGCGCGGGTCGACGCCAATATCGAACACGCCAAACAGCTGCCCAGGGGCGGCGCCACCAACCGCGCCGCCTACCAGCGAGCCATCGCCCAGCTGAAACGCGACGCCGACGCCTACAAGACCTACGACCAGGCGGTGGCCGCAGTCGGTGACAAACAGTACGACCGCGCCCTCAGCCTGGTACGCCGCGCCCAGCAGCAGCAGCCGAAAGAGGCCGCCTTCTACGCGCTGGAGGGCGACCTGCTGACGCAGAAGAAGCAGTACCAGAACGCCTACAAAGCATACGACCGCGCCGTGCAGAAGAACCCGGGACTGTTTTCCAACTGGCTCAAGCGCGGTGTGGTAAGCGCCCAGCTCAAGCACTATAGCGATGCCGAGCGCGACCTGAACCGCTCACTGGGCTACCTGGAAACGCCCTATGCGCACTACTACCTGGGCCAGGTGTACGAACGTCAGGGCGATAACAAAGACGCCTACAGCCACTACCAGACCGCCGCCCAGTCCGGCGGCGATATCGGCACCAAGGCGCAGGCGCGTATGGAAGCGCTAGGTGCGCAGGGGTAA
- a CDS encoding putative porin, with amino-acid sequence MKLKFVFAVLPVAVLSISASAEEYRSFSQAAFSQTSRQYNLSGWDSTYKTENYNLGSTYYFGPRVTEGPLNEFEYINRISNVYGGYSRDDSDTDIGTAGGEYYTGNLMFGGEIQNIKGGNFYTAAAGYFFNPDLLVKLESYTYEGDTTFFADAKYNYQLNGTDYLGFHFRTDDQFHLPSFSSKYFKDLGDDHYLALNFSLIDPDDNDSNFSARADYYFSKVTSFGVYASNQKDYGIGVSHFFNRNVALQFNYGTSGEGFYDSYDKYSLGLTVQM; translated from the coding sequence ATGAAACTGAAATTTGTTTTCGCCGTGCTGCCGGTGGCAGTTCTTTCGATATCCGCATCAGCCGAAGAATATCGATCCTTTTCGCAGGCCGCATTTTCCCAGACCAGTCGGCAATACAATCTCTCCGGTTGGGATTCTACGTATAAGACAGAAAATTATAACCTCGGATCAACCTATTATTTCGGCCCGCGGGTGACGGAGGGACCGCTTAATGAATTCGAATATATCAATAGAATCAGTAATGTCTACGGCGGCTATTCCAGGGACGATTCTGATACGGATATCGGAACGGCCGGCGGCGAGTATTATACCGGCAACCTGATGTTCGGTGGCGAAATTCAGAATATAAAGGGCGGCAACTTCTACACTGCGGCTGCCGGCTATTTTTTCAATCCAGACCTTTTGGTAAAGCTTGAAAGCTATACTTATGAGGGCGACACCACTTTCTTTGCCGACGCGAAATATAATTATCAACTCAATGGTACCGATTATCTCGGTTTTCATTTCAGGACGGACGACCAGTTTCATCTCCCGTCATTTTCATCTAAATATTTCAAGGATCTCGGTGATGATCACTACCTAGCCTTGAATTTTTCCCTGATTGACCCCGACGACAACGACAGCAATTTCTCCGCGCGGGCCGATTACTACTTCAGTAAGGTCACATCTTTCGGCGTGTATGCCTCGAATCAAAAAGATTATGGGATTGGGGTATCGCATTTCTTTAATCGAAATGTCGCGCTTCAGTTCAATTACGGCACCAGCGGTGAGGGCTTTTACGACAGCTACGACAAATACTCGCTGGGGTTAACTGTGCAGATGTGA